DNA from Gadus chalcogrammus isolate NIFS_2021 chromosome 11, NIFS_Gcha_1.0, whole genome shotgun sequence:
CGTAGAAGAGATTGTTGACTCATTGGTCCTATCACAACAAGCCAGGACAAGCCTTGGCTACACTTCTCATGGGGGGAGTGTAACAGTGTTAAGAGTGAGCAGCAGGTCGCGGACGGACCCAGGTATGACTCACCTTGGCACTTCTGGCCCCCTCTTCACACTCAGCGACAGatcgctcacacacaccttgtCCGAACCGCACTCTTTTAAGAAGGGGATCTCCAACCGGAAAGAGGGAATGAGGTTTAGAAttgagaaaaaagaaagaaaaactatTTGTCAGTTTCCTTTTTGCGTGTAACAAAACAGAATAACTTCTTCACGATCTACATTAAAAAGCAAGAGAAACATGGCCGTTTTGTTGTTATCAGTTGGGCGCCCAAAAccgaaggagtgtgtgtgtgtttgtgtgtgtgtctaggagggggggggacttccTTGCGCCTACGGTCTGGGAGTTAACCTTTGATGTGTGAACCTAGTAATCGAGACAATGAGTAACTTGGATGAACACACGTTCTGCGCAGCGTTGCTATGGCGACACAGGGCAACTTATCAGGATTGCAAAAGAGAGGGGCCATACTTCCGCATAAACTgaatgggtgaggaggggggttcGTCGATGACACCTACAATCAGTTAGAAGGAAGAGCGATGACTAAGACCAACAAGGATGTCGTCTCCTGTGGTGCAGACTTACAAAGAACTCCCACGCACTGGGGGAGAACACGTCCAGCACGGGGTTGGAATGTTTCTGCCGGAGAGCGACATCCACCCGTAGACTGATGGAGTTCACAAAGTCTGGGGTGTCCTGTGTGGGCATTACAGCGGAGGAGACAGAAGGGACaatgaatgataataataatgcctTGGGTTTGAAGAACAATAGCAGAAAATGGTCAAAAAATTATCCTTAAAATGTGGtaattatcaaatatatatttttgttgataCGCTTATTCCTGGAAacatactttttttcttttttatttgtgaaaagCATCACAGTAATTTATTCTAGGATATTATAGATTATTGTgaccacacacaaaaccacagagAGCATACAGTATGAGGCAGTTGGTTGGCGCCAAGCAGTTTGTGCCTACGTTGTGGCACAATGAATAATGTGGAGGACGTACATACCTGTACAAGGACTTGGTAGTCTTGACATACAGGATCTTTTAATACTTTGACATCCCCAGAAAGTAGACGGTCGTTCGACAGCGTGAATAGACCCCGAGACGTCACGTGTGAAGACTGCAAGTCGGCGTCCAGAGTCAAGTTGTAGGACAAATCTGAACAACAATagaaaatacacaacacacaacggtGAACcgtttttaattaaatatattgtGTGTCATTCAACAAATGGGCTTATTTAAAGCAACAGCAAaggtaacagacagacagatatgaaTTGAGTTTAATATGATGTGAAATCGGTGTCGCAATTTACCGATGGGTCCAATCGGGTTCTTGGGTCTGAAGACAGCCGTGAAACATATCTTGGTGCTGAAACAGGACACCTTTCGTCCGCTGATAAGACAAGGCTTACTGAGAATACTGATCTTATCAGGGGTGAAGCTGGCTTTGGCCGTGACTGTAGCGAGACCACAGGACCTGAAGAccaaaaaacacacccacacacacgacacaaacacacacacaggcacacagttGTAAAGCGTCTTAAGAGTGGTCGATTATAAATAGGTTGTTATTCTTAGTCAGCATCCTGTTGTGTCATGACGTCTGGGTGCTTGATAGACTAACCAGAGTTGCACCACCTTCCCGTACGCCCCGACCGATACGTCCGGGATGGTGTCGTCGTTCAGATCTCCGTGGCCGTCGATGGACCGCCCGAAATACTGCAGCTTGGGGTCCAGCTCGGAGCCAAGGATCCTCTGGAGGGTTAGGGAAGGGAAACGGCCTTTTCACACTAATTGGATGGAAGTCATGCCACCAACCTCCTACACCAACTGTACATATATGCTCAGCTTAGACGATTCTTACAAACATAccgcaccccccctcccccgaatAAAGTGGACATGCTATCTTAGTGTGGTATTGAACATGTTGTAGTGTCTCTATCGTAGCCACTGCTCGCTTCCCTCTTGCGTCCAACCCGTGTTCTCCAACCTGTTGTagtgtctctattgttttgacAGCTGCCTTCTTCCAGCGTCCGACCTGCGCTCTCCAACCTGTTGTAGTGTCTCTACTGCGTTGAGCGTCCCACCTGTGAGAAGGCCTTGTTCAGGGTCTTGTGCTGCCCGTTGTAGACGTACAGGACGCCCCTGTGTTGGTCCTCCAGCggcgcccccaccaccacgtcGCTGAACccgtccaggtccaggtccggGACGGCCGAGATCGCCATCCCGAAGCGGGAATTCTCCGAGGCCGAAGGCCCGCTGAGGAAGCCTTGCTCGTTCAGTATTCCCTttagagcaagagggagagtgagagtaaaTACACGTTAAAGCGTCCTTTTATTGTATTGCTAACCATTTATTGTACAAACATAACCGACCTAAAAAGCTCTTTTGactaaaaaaataattgtgagagaaagacagagagggagagagttctGGCAGTGTGCTCTGACAATCCTATTGGTTGTGTGTCGGCAGAAGTTAGGTGGCCCCCACTCACATGGTCCGACGCGCCCATGGTCAAACTAATTGGGATGTTAATGCCATCATAACAATCCCCATCTGCATCCTCATTATGCTCACCTGTAGAGGGGGACTTATACGCCATCTGTGTCTCAGACAGCATAGCATAGAAGGGCCCCCTTTAAAGGCACACGTAAAAAAGTCCAGAGCGCAGCGTGCTTACCTTGGTGATGGAGAAGAGGTAGACCCGGCCTTGCTCCTTCTTCAGCTCGCTCATGAACATGGGCGCTCCCACCAGCAGGAGGTCCGACGTGCCGTCACCGTCCACGTCCAGCGAGCACAGGGCGCTGCCGAAGTAGGAGCCGATCTGAAACACGCGGGAAAGCCTGCGGGTTGACTCATCgacctcagcagcagcagcagtgagaCTTCATGCATGTTTCAGAAGCACTCTCATGGACTCCATTGAAAGGCCCATCCCGAGAGACTGCTTGGTACATGTGAAGTGAGAGGTCTTTGCACGTGAAATACATTTTCCATGTTGCACTTAAGCCCCTGGCACTTTTGTTCAGCGGTTGTGGTTGTGAATTGTTGTATGTTGTCTTTCAACGGGCGCTCTGCCAAAGTACATTCTCGGGCGCTGTGGGTTGGCCGATTCCCTTTTGTCATCTGCTGGAGTGGTAGTGATGACTACCGTACAAGACGTTACAGCATACAACATCAGCAGATAAGAATTCCCCAGATCAGCACTCGTAGGATGCGGGGAAAGCCAATAACACAAGACCACTCATGTGCGGCATGTAGCGCTGACATCGGAACGTTGACGATGAGGATCTTAAGATAGAAAGACATTTAGGCAACGTCgtctataaaataaaaataaaaagtcgtGCCAGCAAAATAAGTGTGTAACAGCAGGATATTCCGGTAAGAGGATGATGGCGCTAAATGAGTGATACCACAGCATTACTTGGCTTCTCGAGCGAAGTCACGTAATGTTTTTTTGGGACACGctgaaaagttgaaaattttaATTGATTAAGCAACGAAAAAGTCTCAAACAAGGCATCATTGTGCCGCGCACGTATACAAATAGGATACATGATTTGACACTCAGTCGACGACGGGCCGGACGTATCAGATTCCACTCCGCGAAGCCTAGCCGAGAACAGCCCTGCCTCCCTGGACGACCTCGTGACCGCTCCTCCCATCCGTCCCCTCAAAGGGTTCCACGGTGAAACGCGACAGCAGCACATTCCAGAGAGCCGGCAGAGCGGGTAGCTTCCGGCTAATGGGGGCAGCGCAGCGTGCCACTGACCCGTAGCCAACCCCTGCCCAaacaccacccacacatacCGCCCCCAACCTACTCCTATTGACAGCATACCTGCTTCCCCCTCTCCGTGTCCACCACGGTGGCCTCCTTCCGCCCGTTGACGGTGTACACCACCACCTGTCCAGAGTGGTTGGAGCGGGGTGCGCCCGCCACGAAGTACTCCCGGGGTCCGTCGCTGAGGCTGGTCACCGCGTAGCCTAGGAGTGTAACCATGGAAACGTTGGCCAAGTGGACTCAACTGCACTGAATGACAGGCGTCGAGATCGACTGCTGAAAGACTATGTTAATAGCAGTGTTTGGGACATTCAATATTTAACCTTATTTGCACCTTATTTGTCAGACGTTACTTAAGGAGGTGTATTGTTTTAACAAGTTTAATTGCAGACAGATCTAAGAATTTCGGAAGTGAAATCGCGGTACTTTATAGGAAGTAAACTAACTAACCAATCTAAATTAGCTAACAGTGTCTGATGAGGAAGTTCATAAAGAGGTGAATGGTGTGGCACTGCATACCCAGTAAGGAGCTGTGGTTCCTGTCTTGAAGGGTTTTCTCAAAGGCGGTAAAGGGAAAGATATCTGCTCTGGAATCAGTTTTGTGTACGACAGTGCCGCTCCATGCATACGCCCCCACCGCTCCCAGCATCAACACGTTCTAGAGTAGGTCAGGGTGGAGAACAATAAATACCACACCTATACAGACAGTttattacagtacagtacatgtGTTCCAGCATTCCTGGGGTCCTAGTGAACTTAAAGGCACAGAGACACATGAAGAAGACAATAGAGGGTCACATTTTGGAACATTTCTCAGCGCTATCAAAAGAGCCAATACTAATGTTTAGAAAGGCAAATTTTCAAAATTGAAGAATCTCTAAAAACATTAAGGGCTTGTCTACATGCGGCCTCTTTTCTAAAACTTGGAAATGTTGCACactaaacaagaaaaaaacatgtaaTACTGTATATAGGAAGGTTTACAAGTCGTTGCCACGGTACCTGTTTAGGTGCGTAGTGAGCGCTGAACCCAACCTGGGACATCTCCATCTGGAAATTGTCCGCGCCTTTCCCAGTGCCTTGTGGGTAAAAAGGGGGACAGGGTTGTGTCAGCAGGGAAATATTTCAGGAATATGAGAGATGCTAGATTTCCCCAAAAGGCCTGAATGCCCCTGTGTCTCTCATGAGTTTCCTCTTGGGATTCTGCACAATGGGAGGCTTGTTTCCACATGCCTAGGTCAAATGGCATTTTTTGGTCAAAGAGAATTACATCCATATATAATGACAGGAAGGGGGAGGTTAAAGTGTTACCCTCTATGTTGAAGATACGGTTTCCCAGGGCCCCAGCAATCTTCGAAAGGGCTGCCTCTTCAGACACATTGAAGAAGAAATTCTCCACAGGTGAACTGGCAATTGACTTGATTTCAGCAATCAAGTTTTTTGTGTCAATGTTGTTTCTTATGTAGTAGCCAAGTACCTACAACACGGAAAGAAAAGATGAAGAAAGAGCAGAAATCAGTACACACCTCAAGGACCTCCAGTTATCATCATCTTTACATTAAATTAAAGTAATGAAAGAAAATAACCCTTTCATTCCAGTCTATAGCTAAAGGTGAATGACTCCTGGCTGAAAGGGGTTTGAAATCAAATGCCCATAGTCTAGCTGTAAGCGTCATTGAGCATGAcacctttcttccttccttctcgTTAATGGCATGTATATATGAATATTCACTTATTAATATAATTCCTTTTTCAATGCTAAATGACGAAATAGTGATGGTCGTGTATACAGGGACAAGGTTGGTTCTGATTGAACCAGCAGTGCAAACAGAttcagggccctatcttgcatctggcgcaattgactttctacactgacgcatgtgtcgttgctagtttgcaactggcgcagaacgttcttttccctccaccgccacgcgccTGTGaatagggaatgatcttgcgccccaaggggcggttcggcgaaaggaggaggcgtgttctggcgcaaacgttccctggtgctattttgctgtttcagaaaacaattacgccacaaaccaggaaatacctggtttaaagtcagtggcgcgttgttcagatgctatgttaagggtgcatgcataatgttgcttgtgcacctcgcgcatacactttgcttctctcatctacctagccacacattgttggtaaattatttgggaaagaacagctgatacagcggtaataagttgtacttttaaatcaatgcatctgcaaacactgtacagataacacatattttcttgacacagacatcgtgtacatgcccataacttttaggattgatgagtatttgatcaagagaaaacattgttttaacgcgagtgagtgttaaaaagaatgaatgaatgcgggcgcgcgtgagTGTATgcgtaaaataatgaatgaaagcgggcgcgcgtgtgtgcgtccatctgtttaaacacacgcaaactaaacacgtaacgcataatacagtccatggcaatgtatattaactgggggacacatgcatatcaggaacacaagtcgataacgataatgcatacaatactggtaagaagcgatatttgttaatgtattgcgtatatcattaaatagaaccagttACGGCatttcatatgtgtgttaagttttctttgccaaaatttatttgaggactcagtgattctgaagttgtggaagaaaacgctattccatgtgtgaattaggccatattattttgccataaactgagccgtttgaagtttgaaattcatgtagTCATGGcatgtctgcagtctccgatgagacagatgcatgatgcatctgtctcatcggagactgcagacgctctatcaaaatatcaactcgtcagattcaaatgcgctattatgcccaaaccacaccaaggcgaattaggctacttcagacctatcctttttagatttgcgccgggcgcaagagtcgtTTATGGACTTCAATCCGACAACCAGTCAATCTTACTGTTATCTGATTGCAGACGGCTTCAGAATGGAGGCGTCTACAACGGCCGAGCAAGAGCCCGGTCTACGGGGTTCACGACTTACAGCGATGGCAAAGCGGGTGATTCCTAGTTTCTGACACTCCTCGATGGCGTTGGCTCTTAATTCCTCGTCGTGGGACTCGCCGTCGgtgaccaccaccatcaccttgGCGGCCCCCGGACGGGCCCCGCTCGTCGGATGGAAGCCCTGCTTGCTGAGGGAGAGAATGGATTTTGGTTCCTGGTTTCCATGTGCAGACTGTTGCTTTTCCCTCAGCTCCCACAGCTTTATACATTGGCACTCATTGATGGGTGACAAAAATGACATTATAGTGTCATTTCTTGAAATTCAAGTCGTACAATCGATAGTTCTCCCTTTGATTTGAGAGTTCATACGAACATTAGAATTATGAAGGATCTGTCATCCAACTCTTTCATACGTTCTTTGATTGTGTACACATGATTTCACGTCATAGAAGCCAGGAGAAGCTAACCTTGCGTATTTGATGGCTTTAAAGGTATTAGTGCTGCCTCCAGACATCTGAGTGATCTTGGTAACTGCAGCAAGGAGAGTTTCTTTGGTTCCGTGTTCCCTCAGTTGGAATTCAAATTTGGGATACACCGCATATTGAATGACACTGACCTGAAAGGGTGGACGAACCACTGGGTGTAAATAGGCAAAAATGCACGACCCGTAAAA
Protein-coding regions in this window:
- the itga2.2 gene encoding integrin alpha-2, which encodes MEDITSNLFFALLVIIDRICSTQSFNIGTADPKIFSGRVEEEFGYTVKQFKNHQGKWLLVGAPWGGFTRNRKGDVYKCPVSGPSTSCDELRLHDDMIIPNVRNVDTNMSLGLTLTRMPETKGLLTCGPLWAQRCGSQDYYPGVCAELSPLFRAQPAFSPAVQPCGGPMDIVIVLDGSNSIYPWEPMNMFLEKLIPALDIGPQSTQVSVIQYAVYPKFEFQLREHGTKETLLAAVTKITQMSGGSTNTFKAIKYASKQGFHPTSGARPGAAKVMVVVTDGESHDEELRANAIEECQKLGITRFAIAVLGYYIRNNIDTKNLIAEIKSIASSPVENFFFNVSEEAALSKIAGALGNRIFNIEGTGKGADNFQMEMSQVGFSAHYAPKQNVLMLGAVGAYAWSGTVVHKTDSRADIFPFTAFEKTLQDRNHSSLLGYAVTSLSDGPREYFVAGAPRSNHSGQVVVYTVNGRKEATVVDTERGKQIGSYFGSALCSLDVDGDGTSDLLLVGAPMFMSELKKEQGRVYLFSITKGILNEQGFLSGPSASENSRFGMAISAVPDLDLDGFSDVVVGAPLEDQHRGVLYVYNGQHKTLNKAFSQRILGSELDPKLQYFGRSIDGHGDLNDDTIPDVSVGAYGKVVQLWSCGLATVTAKASFTPDKISILSKPCLISGRKVSCFSTKICFTAVFRPKNPIGPIDLSYNLTLDADLQSSHVTSRGLFTLSNDRLLSGDVKVLKDPVCQDYQVLVQDTPDFVNSISLRVDVALRQKHSNPVLDVFSPSAWEFFIPFLKECGSDKVCVSDLSLSVKRGPEVPSSGPMLVSYNKRVSFEVAVKNKLENAYNTQLLVKYSSSLFYAFASSPKDGTSVICTSTTQEMLVACQVGYPALKTGQEVQFLIHFDFNLDELHRQAEVIFEVKSDSKEDRPSDNKKDISISLQYDAGLTLSRQSNINFYVVNQTTAVQTELKSLNDIGPEFQFSVKISTDNFPVNLLYLTIAIPMTTKAGNPLLYITGLKTRAGGSTSCDSRELVDPLKIGGKPNKVSFTKETLRDHTGMACEETNCHVVKCILKDMEAKNHYYVNVTTRIWSGTFSYATFQTVDLTSMVEIESSQPDLLLIKHRKLSVTVTVSKPGEIADVPIGVIVGSIIGGLLLLALAVGLMWKFGFFKRKYKKMQTDAAEEMELNAPEDEGDL